From the genome of Colwellia psychrerythraea 34H, one region includes:
- the rsxC gene encoding electron transport complex subunit RsxC — MVESVIERITRGNFWDFHGGIHPPEQKFLTSNKPIKHLALPKQLIIPLQQHIGREGDLLVSIGEHVLKGQALTLSTNPMVVPIHAPTSGTISAIKMSVIAHPSGLSQLCVFLDVDGEDTWRKRNVCEDLEQLSNHEIVKKIANAGIAGMGGAGFPTHIKVSSKPDIKFLIINGAECEPYITADDLLMMEQSNAIVDGIKILDRLLTPTVILIGIEANKPKAIKALQKATAAIEKIKVCIVPTKYPTGGEKQLVQILTGQEVKSGRLPIHDGIVMQNIATCFAINEAVRHDTPLIRRVVTVTGQALNKPQNVWALLGTPINFLLEQCSVEGIENQKQPVIMGGPMMGFSVSSELVPIVKTSNCILVPSKKEMPSAFEKESNEVECIRCGQCSDVCPSQLLPQELQWSAKAKDYSQLEKLNLRDCIDCGACAYVCPSQIPLVHYYRIAKAEIREQQQLDLKAEKAKIRFEARKLRLEKEKVARQEKHKKAAAARKAAMNKATPEATGAKSAVAAALARVKAKKASKDQSQVSTSNSQKDLPADSADDQKSQVAAAIARAKAKKKLKEEATQKQSGSDSIVDSAVEEKPASTEQVGTDDKKSKIAAAIAKAKAKKLNKSADASDSEKMTEDTSPEKTVSTDDKKTKIAAAIAKAKAKKLSKAAEVTDLEKDTKNSPPEQTAGSDDKKAKIAAAIAKAKNKAIAKANVETIIEKKVEVNETSVLTSTDNSIKTDSKPSKPEKIEQENTAESESKPVAAIDKKAKIAAAIAKAKAKKKLKEASTVEENDQDGV, encoded by the coding sequence ATGGTGGAATCAGTAATAGAGCGTATCACGCGTGGAAATTTTTGGGATTTTCATGGTGGTATTCATCCCCCTGAACAAAAGTTTCTAACGTCGAATAAGCCAATCAAGCATCTTGCTTTACCAAAACAGTTAATTATTCCACTGCAACAGCATATCGGCCGAGAAGGTGATTTACTCGTTAGCATCGGTGAACATGTACTAAAAGGGCAAGCGCTAACGTTAAGTACTAATCCTATGGTAGTGCCAATTCACGCACCTACCAGTGGGACAATCAGTGCAATCAAAATGTCGGTAATAGCTCACCCATCTGGCTTAAGTCAATTGTGCGTATTTCTTGACGTAGATGGCGAAGACACTTGGCGTAAAAGAAACGTTTGTGAAGATTTAGAACAGCTATCTAACCATGAAATAGTTAAAAAAATTGCTAATGCTGGTATTGCTGGCATGGGTGGTGCTGGTTTTCCTACCCATATAAAAGTAAGCAGCAAGCCCGATATTAAATTTCTTATCATTAACGGCGCAGAATGTGAGCCCTACATCACCGCTGATGATTTATTAATGATGGAACAAAGTAACGCCATTGTAGACGGCATAAAAATTCTTGATAGACTGTTGACCCCTACCGTTATTTTAATTGGCATAGAAGCCAACAAACCCAAGGCTATTAAAGCGCTACAAAAAGCCACCGCTGCTATTGAGAAAATCAAAGTTTGCATCGTGCCTACAAAGTACCCTACGGGTGGTGAAAAGCAACTGGTTCAAATTCTAACAGGTCAAGAGGTCAAATCAGGTCGACTGCCCATACATGATGGCATTGTGATGCAAAACATTGCTACGTGTTTTGCTATTAATGAAGCGGTTAGGCATGACACTCCCCTTATTCGTCGTGTTGTTACGGTAACTGGGCAAGCATTAAATAAACCGCAAAATGTTTGGGCATTACTTGGTACTCCAATTAATTTCTTGCTTGAGCAATGTAGTGTTGAAGGTATTGAGAATCAAAAGCAACCAGTGATCATGGGCGGTCCTATGATGGGCTTTAGTGTATCAAGTGAGCTTGTCCCTATTGTTAAAACCAGTAACTGTATTTTAGTACCCAGCAAAAAAGAAATGCCGAGTGCTTTTGAAAAGGAAAGTAACGAGGTTGAATGTATTCGTTGTGGTCAATGTAGCGATGTATGTCCAAGCCAATTACTTCCGCAAGAGTTGCAATGGAGCGCAAAAGCTAAAGATTATTCACAATTAGAGAAACTTAATTTACGTGATTGTATCGATTGTGGTGCCTGCGCCTATGTTTGTCCAAGTCAAATTCCTCTGGTGCATTACTATCGTATTGCTAAAGCTGAAATACGTGAGCAGCAACAATTAGACTTAAAAGCAGAAAAAGCTAAGATTCGTTTTGAAGCACGTAAATTACGCTTAGAAAAAGAAAAAGTAGCTCGACAAGAAAAACATAAAAAAGCAGCCGCTGCACGTAAAGCAGCTATGAACAAAGCAACACCAGAAGCCACCGGAGCTAAATCTGCGGTTGCTGCAGCACTAGCGCGTGTGAAAGCGAAGAAAGCCTCAAAAGATCAAAGCCAAGTAAGCACATCTAACTCACAAAAGGATTTGCCTGCAGATTCCGCTGATGATCAAAAATCTCAAGTCGCCGCTGCTATTGCCAGAGCTAAAGCTAAGAAGAAGCTTAAAGAAGAAGCCACTCAGAAACAGTCAGGTAGTGATAGTATTGTAGATAGTGCAGTAGAAGAAAAGCCTGCTTCAACTGAGCAAGTTGGCACTGATGATAAAAAATCAAAAATAGCTGCCGCTATTGCTAAGGCCAAGGCTAAGAAGCTCAATAAATCTGCTGATGCTTCTGACTCAGAAAAAATGACTGAAGATACTTCACCTGAAAAGACAGTAAGCACTGATGATAAAAAAACAAAAATAGCTGCCGCCATTGCTAAGGCCAAGGCAAAAAAACTCAGTAAAGCTGCTGAGGTTACTGACTTAGAAAAAGATACCAAAAATAGTCCACCTGAACAGACAGCAGGTTCGGATGATAAAAAAGCTAAAATAGCTGCCGCCATTGCTAAGGCAAAAAATAAAGCGATAGCAAAAGCTAACGTAGAGACTATTATCGAAAAGAAAGTAGAAGTTAACGAAACAAGCGTTCTTACTTCTACGGACAACTCAATAAAAACAGATAGTAAGCCCTCAAAGCCAGAAAAAATTGAACAAGAGAATACTGCTGAAAGTGAAAGTAAACCTGTTGCCGCAATCGATAAAAAAGCAAAAATTGCAGCTGCCATTGCTAAAGCTAAAGCGAAGAAAAAACTAAAAGAAGCCAGTACAGTTGAAGAAAATGACCAAGATGGTGTATAA
- the rsxG gene encoding electron transport complex subunit RsxG → MSDKTDSSQGKSEPESSENNNDKTSVDNSVKSPLTIAISKNTKILALFAIACTLAVSLVSELTKDRIKVQEQQQLLRTLHSIIEPSRYDNDIANDCIMMSAPELGSNKVKTAYIARKAGQVVAVAITSTAPQGYNGNIDFIMAINNDGSVSGVRVLKHQETPGLGDKIEIRKSDWIKSFTGKRILSEDDSRWAVTKDNGMFDQFTGATITPRAVVKGVKSTLNYFNQHKGSLIPRPNACGEALSTTKSISPISEAANEQ, encoded by the coding sequence ATGTCTGATAAAACTGACTCGTCACAAGGGAAATCTGAGCCTGAAAGTTCAGAAAATAATAATGATAAAACTAGCGTAGATAATTCGGTAAAGTCACCACTGACTATTGCCATCTCTAAAAACACCAAAATTCTTGCGCTCTTTGCTATTGCTTGTACTTTAGCTGTTAGTTTAGTCAGTGAACTGACTAAAGATCGCATTAAAGTTCAGGAACAACAACAGCTATTAAGAACATTGCATAGCATTATTGAACCAAGTCGTTATGACAACGACATCGCCAATGATTGCATTATGATGAGTGCGCCTGAACTCGGCTCAAATAAAGTTAAAACCGCCTATATTGCGAGAAAAGCAGGACAAGTTGTTGCCGTTGCTATAACCAGTACCGCGCCACAAGGCTATAATGGTAATATTGATTTTATTATGGCTATTAACAATGACGGCTCAGTCAGTGGTGTTCGAGTGCTCAAGCACCAAGAAACCCCAGGTTTAGGTGATAAAATAGAAATTAGAAAAAGTGATTGGATCAAGAGCTTTACCGGCAAACGAATACTTTCAGAAGATGATAGTCGCTGGGCAGTTACTAAAGATAACGGCATGTTTGATCAATTTACTGGGGCGACCATTACGCCGCGTGCAGTAGTAAAAGGCGTTAAAAGCACGCTAAATTACTTTAACCAACACAAAGGCAGTTTAATACCTCGTCCAAATGCCTGTGGCGAAGCCTTATCAACAACTAAATCAATATCACCAATTAGCGAGGCTGCTAATGAGCAATGA
- a CDS encoding VOC family protein — MKFLHTMVRVRDLDQSLDFYINKLGLIETKRIEVPAGKFTLVYLATEIGGPEVELTYNWGSTEDYTAGRSFGHLAFEVDNIYQTCQTLQDGGITINRPPRCGHMAFVNSPDGISIELLQKDGSLEPQEPWLSMENSGSW, encoded by the coding sequence ATGAAGTTTTTACATACCATGGTACGTGTACGTGATTTGGACCAATCGCTTGATTTCTACATCAATAAACTTGGCTTAATTGAAACAAAACGTATTGAAGTACCTGCAGGTAAATTTACCTTGGTTTATTTAGCTACCGAGATTGGCGGCCCGGAAGTTGAGTTGACTTACAACTGGGGTTCTACTGAAGATTATACTGCAGGGCGTAGCTTCGGTCATTTAGCCTTTGAAGTTGATAACATTTATCAAACGTGTCAAACATTACAAGACGGCGGCATAACAATTAACAGACCGCCTCGCTGTGGTCACATGGCTTTTGTTAACTCACCTGATGGCATCTCGATAGAGTTATTACAAAAAGATGGTTCCCTAGAGCCACAAGAGCCATGGTTAAGTATGGAAAATAGCGGTAGCTGGTAA
- a CDS encoding electron transport complex subunit E, with the protein MSNEIAPPNSNDADITDNTDEQEAAAVLKAERKAEYKELAIQGLWKNNPGLVQLLGLCPLLAVTSTVTNALGLGLATMLVLICSNITVSAIRHWVPKEIRIPIFVLIIAAFVTCVQLLMNAFTYGIYQSLGIFLPLIVTNCAIIGRAEAYASKNPIKQSAFDGLMMGSGFAIILILLGVIREILGQGTLFDGANLLLGDWASVLRIEVMQLDSQFLLAILPPGAFIAMGILIALKNAIDSHIKSKKVVDTEQVIERVRVNFDS; encoded by the coding sequence ATGAGCAATGAAATAGCACCACCAAATAGTAATGACGCTGATATTACTGACAACACTGATGAGCAAGAAGCTGCGGCAGTACTTAAAGCTGAACGTAAGGCAGAGTATAAAGAACTAGCCATACAAGGTTTATGGAAGAACAACCCTGGCTTAGTGCAACTGCTTGGTTTATGTCCTCTACTGGCCGTAACATCAACCGTGACCAATGCATTAGGTCTTGGCCTTGCCACCATGTTAGTACTCATCTGTTCCAATATTACCGTGTCAGCAATACGTCACTGGGTACCTAAAGAAATTCGTATACCCATTTTTGTTTTGATTATTGCTGCCTTTGTAACTTGCGTACAATTGCTAATGAATGCCTTTACTTACGGCATCTATCAATCATTAGGGATATTTCTCCCGTTAATCGTGACTAACTGCGCCATTATTGGTCGAGCTGAAGCCTACGCATCAAAAAACCCAATCAAACAATCAGCCTTTGATGGGTTAATGATGGGATCAGGCTTTGCCATTATCTTAATTTTACTCGGTGTAATAAGAGAAATCCTTGGGCAAGGAACACTTTTTGATGGTGCAAATTTATTACTTGGCGACTGGGCTAGTGTCCTTCGAATTGAAGTAATGCAACTCGATAGTCAATTTTTATTAGCTATTTTACCCCCCGGCGCCTTTATCGCCATGGGGATTTTAATTGCACTTAAAAATGCTATTGATAGCCATATAAAATCCAAAAAAGTAGTTGATACTGAACAAGTAATAGAGAGAGTTCGAGTAAATTTTGACTCTTAA
- a CDS encoding GNAT family N-acetyltransferase: MKFTVGFRKVKHEDIDFLLELRRKTMTQHLLAAGIRMTDEQHLVRIKEHFYESHIILADRKPIGLVKMGVLSLNNTGKSLHIRQIQIMPKYQGKGIGSKVLTVVKKRALQLCLPITLNVLLKNPARGLYLRHGFQVEKKTRLEFLLRCPLEVIAA; this comes from the coding sequence ATGAAATTTACCGTTGGCTTTAGAAAAGTTAAGCATGAAGACATAGATTTTTTGTTGGAGTTACGTAGAAAAACGATGACCCAACATTTGTTAGCGGCAGGTATTCGTATGACGGATGAGCAACATTTGGTTCGAATAAAAGAGCACTTTTATGAAAGCCATATTATTTTAGCAGACCGTAAACCTATAGGGCTGGTGAAAATGGGCGTGTTATCGCTTAATAATACCGGTAAAAGTTTGCATATTAGACAGATACAAATTATGCCAAAGTATCAGGGCAAGGGCATTGGCAGTAAGGTACTTACGGTGGTGAAAAAGCGTGCGTTACAATTGTGCTTACCGATCACCTTAAATGTTTTATTGAAAAATCCAGCTCGGGGTTTGTACTTGCGTCATGGTTTTCAAGTTGAGAAGAAAACCCGTTTAGAATTTCTATTACGTTGCCCATTAGAAGTGATTGCCGCATAG
- a CDS encoding pyridoxal-phosphate-dependent aminotransferase family protein, producing the protein MTIQSFFPPQRTLMGPGPSDVSPRVLSALARPTIGHLDPCFVAMMDEVKELLQYAFQTTNKFTMAVSAPGSAGMEACFVNLITPDDTVVVCVNGVFGMRMIENVNRIGAKLVVVEGEWGRAVDPQALEASLKENPQANFVAFVHAETSTGALSDAKTLCAIAKNHDCLTIVDAVTSLGGVELRVDEWQIDAVYSGSQKCLSCVPGLSPVSFSDRAAEVIQNRGIAVQSWFLDQSLVMGYWSGEGKRSYHHTAPVNSLYALHESLVMLQNEGLENSWARHKTMHDKLSTGLAELGLDFIVPADERLPQLNAVYIPEGIDDAKVRNFLLNEYNLEIGAGLGAFAGKAWRIGLMGYAARNENVTLCLAALKEALKQ; encoded by the coding sequence ATGACAATTCAATCTTTTTTTCCGCCACAGCGCACTTTGATGGGACCGGGTCCATCAGATGTTAGCCCACGTGTTTTATCTGCCTTAGCAAGACCTACCATTGGGCATCTTGACCCTTGTTTTGTTGCCATGATGGATGAAGTAAAAGAATTACTTCAATATGCATTTCAAACGACAAACAAGTTTACTATGGCCGTATCGGCTCCTGGCTCTGCGGGTATGGAAGCTTGTTTTGTAAATTTAATTACCCCTGATGATACCGTAGTTGTTTGTGTTAATGGTGTATTTGGCATGCGTATGATTGAAAATGTTAATCGTATTGGTGCTAAATTAGTGGTTGTTGAAGGTGAATGGGGCAGAGCAGTTGACCCGCAAGCATTAGAGGCTTCACTGAAAGAAAACCCACAAGCAAATTTTGTTGCGTTTGTTCATGCTGAAACGTCTACAGGAGCATTATCTGATGCCAAAACATTGTGTGCTATCGCTAAAAATCATGATTGTTTAACTATTGTTGATGCCGTGACGTCTTTAGGTGGTGTTGAGTTACGTGTTGATGAGTGGCAAATTGATGCAGTGTATTCAGGCAGTCAAAAATGTTTATCTTGTGTCCCTGGTTTATCACCAGTAAGTTTTAGTGATAGAGCTGCAGAGGTGATTCAAAATCGTGGCATAGCGGTCCAAAGTTGGTTTCTTGATCAATCACTTGTTATGGGGTATTGGTCGGGAGAAGGAAAGCGCAGTTATCATCATACTGCTCCTGTTAATTCTTTATATGCATTACATGAATCGTTAGTAATGCTACAAAATGAAGGTCTAGAAAATAGCTGGGCTCGACATAAAACCATGCACGATAAATTAAGTACAGGGTTAGCTGAGTTAGGTTTAGACTTTATTGTGCCAGCAGATGAACGATTACCACAGTTAAATGCAGTCTATATTCCAGAGGGTATTGATGACGCTAAAGTAAGAAATTTTTTACTGAATGAATATAACCTAGAGATTGGCGCGGGTTTAGGTGCTTTTGCTGGTAAAGCATGGCGTATAGGTTTAATGGGCTATGCTGCACGCAATGAAAATGTCACCTTATGCTTAGCAGCGTTAAAAGAAGCTTTAAAGCAATAG
- the rsxD gene encoding electron transport complex subunit RsxD has protein sequence MAFWIASSPHNHNHTKTPNLMRLVIYATLPGVLAQWYFFGWGNLIHIGLAMTTAIICEFTVLSLRKKPISHELFDGSALLTALLLGICLPALAPWWITVIGTMFAIVIVKQLYGGLGHNPFNPAMAGYVMLLVSFPLQMTLWQPPLTLVAVDLNFTNTLTTILTGFTVEGYSVEQVRTSIDGITMATPLDTLKTNTGLGLTVLESIKNPIFGENLALGWEWVNAGFLLGGLFLISRKAIAWQTPISFLLSLFICSFIGYSISPDSSASTMFHWFSGATMLGAFFILTDPVTGATSNKGRIIVGLLAGLLVYLIRTSGGYPDGVAFAILLCNMSAPLIDQYTRPRTYGHLKGDK, from the coding sequence ATGGCATTTTGGATAGCAAGTTCACCACATAACCATAACCACACGAAAACACCTAACTTAATGCGTTTGGTGATATACGCGACCCTACCTGGCGTTTTAGCCCAGTGGTACTTTTTTGGTTGGGGAAATTTAATTCACATTGGCTTAGCTATGACAACCGCGATTATTTGTGAATTTACCGTACTGTCATTGCGTAAAAAGCCTATTTCCCATGAATTATTTGATGGTAGTGCACTCTTAACAGCTTTGTTACTCGGCATCTGTTTACCGGCATTAGCGCCGTGGTGGATCACCGTTATTGGAACAATGTTTGCTATTGTCATTGTTAAGCAGCTTTACGGCGGACTTGGCCATAACCCATTTAACCCTGCCATGGCTGGGTATGTCATGTTATTAGTATCTTTCCCTTTACAAATGACACTCTGGCAACCGCCACTTACATTAGTAGCTGTGGATCTAAACTTTACTAATACATTAACAACAATATTAACGGGGTTTACCGTTGAAGGTTATTCAGTAGAACAAGTACGCACCAGCATTGACGGTATTACGATGGCAACACCGCTTGATACGTTAAAAACTAACACAGGTCTAGGCTTAACTGTCCTTGAAAGCATTAAAAATCCGATTTTTGGTGAAAACCTTGCCCTAGGTTGGGAGTGGGTAAATGCTGGATTTCTGTTAGGTGGACTATTTCTTATTTCAAGAAAAGCTATTGCTTGGCAGACCCCGATAAGCTTTTTATTAAGCTTATTTATCTGCTCTTTTATCGGCTATAGCATCAGCCCAGACAGCAGCGCTTCTACTATGTTCCACTGGTTTTCTGGTGCAACCATGCTAGGTGCATTTTTTATTCTGACAGACCCTGTTACCGGTGCTACCAGTAATAAAGGACGTATCATTGTAGGTCTACTTGCTGGCTTATTGGTTTATTTAATCCGCACTTCAGGTGGTTATCCTGATGGTGTTGCTTTTGCTATTTTACTTTGTAATATGTCTGCCCCCTTGATAGATCAGTACACTCGTCCTCGCACCTATGGTCATTTGAAGGGAGATAAGTGA
- a CDS encoding M28 family peptidase yields MTLTTTKNMTNKRLKPVVLATSITLLSLASLSLTGCSNMHLGFDEKTEESASVTVDDTITLEQITKDVSYLASNNLQGRNNFTPNIRQAADFIAKRFNEVGLTPAPSDLNFKQQYLVQRITPNMLTVEINGQAFDSESLSMATTATDFDWNSNVVKNNLPVNIVMVGEDDNMRKSLSELNKQGGQHLVLLHPKHEESFKRYQSYFAQGLTKLVDESATEQGGVIVIALTDISKVIQFNVKGNAKVSTSALSNVVGILPGKSKANEIVLYSAHYDHLGVKPSIDGAPNSNAQQSSDIFNGADDDASGVSAIINLANHFAKLGNNERTLMFAAFSAEEIGGFGSKHFSTNLEPTTITAMINIEMVGKPAVFGDGTVWMTGMDRSNLGEQLNQALAPQNLKVYADPYPKQNLFYRSDNATLARLGVPAHSFSSTQLDKDQHYHQVTDDINSLNLPSMLQVVKMLAIATTPLVDGSITPSRIDPNKVKRSGLIY; encoded by the coding sequence ATGACATTAACAACAACTAAAAATATGACTAACAAACGTTTAAAGCCAGTAGTCTTAGCTACTTCTATAACACTGCTGTCACTAGCCAGTTTATCATTAACCGGTTGTAGTAATATGCATTTAGGGTTTGATGAAAAAACGGAGGAAAGTGCCTCTGTCACTGTAGATGACACCATTACTTTAGAGCAAATTACTAAAGATGTTAGTTACTTAGCTAGTAATAATCTTCAAGGTAGAAATAACTTTACGCCTAATATCCGTCAAGCCGCCGACTTTATTGCTAAGCGTTTTAACGAAGTAGGTCTTACGCCAGCACCAAGCGATCTAAATTTTAAACAGCAATACTTAGTGCAGCGAATCACGCCAAATATGCTTACGGTTGAAATTAATGGCCAAGCCTTTGATAGCGAATCATTATCGATGGCCACAACAGCAACAGATTTTGATTGGAACAGTAACGTTGTAAAAAATAATCTTCCCGTAAATATTGTAATGGTTGGTGAAGACGACAACATGCGAAAATCACTAAGTGAGTTAAATAAACAAGGTGGTCAGCATCTGGTATTACTTCACCCAAAACATGAAGAGAGCTTTAAACGCTATCAAAGTTACTTTGCTCAAGGGTTAACTAAACTCGTTGATGAAAGCGCCACTGAGCAAGGTGGTGTTATCGTTATTGCGTTAACCGATATTAGTAAAGTGATACAATTTAACGTCAAAGGCAATGCCAAGGTTAGCACTAGCGCTTTAAGTAATGTCGTCGGTATTTTACCTGGTAAAAGCAAAGCTAACGAAATTGTACTTTACTCAGCTCATTATGATCACTTAGGCGTTAAACCTAGTATTGATGGCGCACCTAACAGTAATGCACAACAAAGTAGTGATATTTTTAATGGTGCCGATGATGATGCTTCTGGTGTGTCTGCCATTATCAATTTAGCGAATCACTTTGCTAAATTGGGCAATAACGAAAGAACCTTAATGTTTGCCGCGTTTAGCGCCGAAGAGATTGGAGGTTTTGGCTCAAAACACTTTTCTACAAACCTAGAACCAACGACAATAACAGCCATGATTAACATTGAAATGGTCGGTAAACCGGCTGTATTTGGAGATGGCACCGTTTGGATGACAGGTATGGATCGCTCAAACCTAGGTGAACAACTAAACCAAGCATTAGCACCACAAAACCTGAAAGTTTATGCTGACCCTTACCCTAAGCAAAACTTATTCTATCGTTCAGATAATGCAACATTAGCTAGGTTAGGAGTCCCTGCCCATAGCTTTAGTAGTACGCAGCTTGATAAAGACCAACATTATCATCAAGTCACAGATGATATTAATAGCTTGAATTTACCCTCAATGTTACAAGTGGTTAAAATGTTGGCAATAGCAACAACGCCTTTGGTTGATGGATCTATTACGCCATCACGTATTGACCCGAATAAAGTAAAACGTAGCGGACTTATTTACTAG
- the rsxB gene encoding electron transport complex subunit RsxB, with product MNILIAILVLGSIAAVFGALLGFASVRFKVDADPIVDQLDALLPQTQCGQCGYPGCKPYAQAVADGEAINKCAPGGEDTIKKIADLMGVEVQPIDDSHVSGDAPKSNRPKVAFVIEEDCIGCTKCIQACPVDAIIGAAKQMHTIIIDECTGCDLCVAPCPVDCIEMRELPDTIHNWQWDLTSIPVKQLD from the coding sequence ATGAACATCCTTATTGCCATCCTTGTTTTAGGTAGTATTGCTGCCGTTTTTGGTGCCCTATTAGGTTTTGCCTCCGTACGTTTTAAAGTTGATGCCGACCCCATAGTTGATCAGCTTGATGCACTACTTCCTCAAACTCAATGTGGCCAATGTGGCTACCCTGGTTGTAAGCCATACGCGCAAGCCGTTGCTGATGGTGAGGCTATTAATAAATGTGCACCTGGTGGTGAAGACACTATCAAGAAAATAGCAGACTTAATGGGCGTTGAAGTTCAACCTATTGATGATAGTCATGTTAGCGGTGATGCTCCAAAAAGTAACCGACCTAAAGTTGCTTTTGTTATTGAAGAAGATTGTATCGGTTGCACTAAGTGTATACAGGCTTGTCCGGTTGACGCCATTATAGGCGCAGCAAAACAAATGCATACCATTATCATAGATGAGTGTACCGGTTGTGACTTATGTGTTGCTCCCTGCCCTGTAGATTGTATTGAAATGCGTGAATTGCCAGATACTATTCATAATTGGCAATGGGATTTAACCAGTATTCCAGTAAAGCAACTGGATTAG
- the nth gene encoding endonuclease III codes for MNKEKRIEMLTRLRDENPEPTTELNFSSPFELLIAVLLSAQSTDVGVNKATAKLYPVANTPQAILDLGLDGLKSYIKTIGLFNTKAQNTIKTCQMLVDLHGGEVPENRAALEALPGVGRKTANVVLNTAFGWLKDNEGNYFLAVDTHIYRLANRTKYAPGKTVDQVEANIIKLTPKKTEFMFNLHHWFILHGRYTCTAKKPKCGSCIIEDLCEFKDKVGD; via the coding sequence ATGAATAAAGAAAAACGCATAGAAATGTTAACTCGGCTGCGAGACGAGAATCCAGAGCCAACCACAGAACTAAACTTTTCTAGCCCGTTTGAATTGCTCATTGCCGTTCTACTCTCAGCCCAATCAACTGATGTTGGGGTTAATAAAGCGACTGCCAAACTTTACCCTGTTGCCAATACGCCTCAAGCCATTTTAGATCTTGGCCTCGATGGGTTAAAAAGCTACATAAAGACTATTGGTTTATTTAATACCAAGGCACAAAACACCATTAAAACGTGTCAAATGTTGGTCGATTTACATGGTGGTGAAGTACCAGAAAATAGAGCTGCACTAGAAGCACTGCCCGGCGTTGGACGTAAAACGGCTAATGTGGTTTTGAACACTGCTTTTGGCTGGCTAAAAGATAATGAAGGTAACTACTTTTTAGCGGTAGATACTCATATATACAGGCTTGCTAACCGAACTAAATATGCCCCAGGTAAAACCGTAGATCAGGTTGAAGCAAATATCATAAAACTAACACCAAAAAAAACAGAGTTTATGTTTAACTTACACCATTGGTTCATATTGCATGGACGTTACACCTGCACAGCCAAAAAACCAAAGTGTGGCTCTTGTATCATTGAAGATTTATGTGAGTTTAAAGATAAAGTCGGTGATTAA
- a CDS encoding YaeQ family protein, translating to MALKATIYKANIELADMDRNYYDSLQLTLAQHPSETPQRLMVRLIAYILNAHEDLQFGKGVSDETEAALWQINYSDEINLWIELGQLDEKRLKKACNQAKAVKLYCYGSSVNTWWSQAEQNLNKFERLAIEQFEPSTCEALVKLLSRNMEFQCSIQDGQLWLTSGEETLLIETIKLK from the coding sequence ATGGCCCTTAAAGCAACTATATACAAAGCTAATATCGAACTCGCCGATATGGATCGTAATTATTACGACAGCTTGCAACTTACCCTTGCTCAACACCCTTCAGAAACACCACAACGATTAATGGTGCGTCTAATTGCCTACATCCTCAATGCCCACGAAGATTTACAGTTTGGTAAAGGCGTTAGTGATGAAACCGAGGCTGCCCTTTGGCAAATAAATTACAGTGATGAAATTAACCTGTGGATTGAACTTGGACAGCTAGATGAAAAGCGCCTTAAAAAAGCCTGTAACCAAGCAAAAGCAGTAAAATTATACTGTTATGGCAGCAGCGTAAATACCTGGTGGTCACAAGCTGAGCAAAACCTGAATAAATTTGAGCGTTTAGCCATAGAGCAGTTCGAGCCAAGTACCTGCGAAGCATTAGTAAAGCTTCTCAGCCGTAATATGGAATTTCAATGCAGCATTCAAGATGGTCAATTATGGTTAACTTCAGGTGAAGAAACCCTATTGATTGAAACAATAAAACTCAAGTAA